TACACCGAACTGGACGCCATCAATTCCTGATGCGTACCCTCGGCAACCAGCACACCATCGTCCAGCACCAGAATCTTATCCGCCTTCAACACCGTACTGATCCGCTGCGCCACCAGAAAACTCGTACACCCGACCATCTGTTCAAGCGCATCGTGAATCCCGGCCTCTGTCGCCAGATCTACCGCACTGGTACTATCGTCTAAAATCAATACCTTTGGACGGGAGATCAACGCCCGGGCTATCGCTATCCGCTGCCTCTGTCCTCCAGACAAATTCACGCCGCGCTGCCCCAATAGCGTCTCGTACTTATCGGGAAACTGGACAATAAAATCGTGTGCCATAGCTGCCCTGGCAGCAGCCTCAACCTCTTCATCCGTCGCATCGGGCCGCCCGTACCGAATATTGTGCCGAATCGTACCGGAAAAAAGGATTGATTCCTGAAGTGCTATCCCAATCTGCTGTCGCAGCGTCCCCTGATCCACATCGCGCACATCCATCCCATCCACCATCACCCGCCCTGCATCCACATCGTAAAACCGCGGAATAAGGTTCACCAAGGACGACTTGCCCGCCCCTGTCGAACCCAAAATCGCCACCTTCTGCCCCGGTTCGGCGACAAAATTCAGATTCCGCAATACCGGATCGTCCGCCGTCTCATTATAACTGAACGTCACATTTTCAAACGCGACCTGCCCCCCCAACACCACATCGCGCTTTGCATCTGCCCGATCCTGTAACTCGGGCTCGCTATTCAGCACCTCGACAATGCGCTCGGCAGAAGCCTCTGCTCGAGACATCCGGATAAGCACCATACTACCAATCATCAGGGATTGCAAGAACAGCAACAGATAATTGATAAACGCAATAATCTCACCCAGCTTCATCCCACCCTGGGTTACGGCAATTCCCCCAAACCAGATCACCCCCACAACGCCCAGATTCAATAGCAGCATCATAAACGGCATCACCAGAGCCACCAGTTGCGTCACCCGAATCGTCTGTTCCATCAACCTGTTATTTGCCGTTCCAAACCGTTCGATTTCGTGGTCAGCCCTCAAAAAAGCCTTCACCACGCGCACACCTGCCAGATTTTCCTGCGTCACCTGATTCACCCGATCCAGGCGATTCTGCACTTCGCCAAACATCGCATTGGCTTTTCGAAACACCAGAATTAGAGTCCCCAGAATCACGGGAGCCAGCCCAATAAACATCAACCCCAAGCGGGGACTGGTCACAATCGCCATCACCAGACCGCCCACCATTGCCATCGGCATACGCGACAGAATGCGCAATATCAAACGCGCCACCTCTCCTACCTGCCGCACATCG
This portion of the Gemmatimonadota bacterium genome encodes:
- a CDS encoding ABC transporter ATP-binding protein encodes the protein MQNILKLMGYMRPYWKQATIAPLLKLIEVMLELMHPRLVQRIVDEGIARGDLDLVIETGLWMLGLAIGGVLFGIGNAWFGVWVAQRVETDVRSALFGKIQSLSFGNLDKLSTGHLITRLTNDVRQVGEVARLILRILSRMPMAMVGGLVMAIVTSPRLGLMFIGLAPVILGTLILVFRKANAMFGEVQNRLDRVNQVTQENLAGVRVVKAFLRADHEIERFGTANNRLMEQTIRVTQLVALVMPFMMLLLNLGVVGVIWFGGIAVTQGGMKLGEIIAFINYLLLFLQSLMIGSMVLIRMSRAEASAERIVEVLNSEPELQDRADAKRDVVLGGQVAFENVTFSYNETADDPVLRNLNFVAEPGQKVAILGSTGAGKSSLVNLIPRFYDVDAGRVMVDGMDVRDVDQGTLRQQIGIALQESILFSGTIRHNIRYGRPDATDEEVEAAARAAMAHDFIVQFPDKYETLLGQRGVNLSGGQRQRIAIARALISRPKVLILDDSTSAVDLATEAGIHDALEQMVGCTSFLVAQRISTVLKADKILVLDDGVLVAEGTHQELMASSSVYQEIYDSQLGEGNGYGGS